In one window of Chiloscyllium punctatum isolate Juve2018m chromosome 11, sChiPun1.3, whole genome shotgun sequence DNA:
- the LOC140482850 gene encoding protein CEBPZOS-like, producing MSPKTMEPLVRRLFRGVLIVEVAGVIGAYWLFHRMNTSQEFRHSMNKRFPSILEVYYKSNEWAGIYGIREQDQETWSNK from the exons ATGTCACCCAAAACTATGGAACCATTAGTGAGACGACTCTTTAGGGGAGTTTTAATCGTGGAGGTTGCAGGAGTAATTGGAGCATACTGGCTGTTTCATAGGATGAATACCAGTCAAG agttcagacattccatgaacaaaAGATTTCCTTCTATTTTGGAAG TTTATTATAAATCCAATGAGTGGGCAGGAATCTATGGAATCAGAGAACAGGATCAGGAAACATGGTCCAACAAGTAA